The Streptomyces sp. NBC_00162 genome window below encodes:
- a CDS encoding malonic semialdehyde reductase, which translates to MSLVLDSAAQDLLFREARTANSFSDEPVTEEQVQAIYDLVKYGPTAFNQTPLRITLVRSPEARERLVKHLAEGNQAKTAAAPLVAILAADNEFHEELPALLPHFPQAKDMFFAERPVREQSALLNAALQAAYFIVGIRAAGLAAGPMTGADLAGIQKEFLDADHTPLMIVNIGKPGEDAWFPRSPRLAFDEVVTTV; encoded by the coding sequence ATGTCTCTCGTTCTTGACTCCGCCGCGCAGGACCTGCTGTTCCGCGAGGCCCGTACGGCCAACTCGTTCTCCGACGAGCCGGTCACCGAGGAGCAGGTGCAGGCGATCTACGACCTGGTGAAGTACGGCCCCACCGCCTTCAACCAGACCCCGCTGCGCATCACCCTGGTCCGCTCCCCCGAGGCCCGCGAGCGCCTCGTGAAGCACCTGGCCGAGGGCAACCAGGCCAAGACCGCCGCCGCGCCGCTGGTCGCGATCCTCGCCGCCGACAACGAGTTCCACGAGGAGCTCCCGGCGCTGCTGCCGCACTTCCCGCAGGCCAAGGACATGTTCTTCGCCGAGCGCCCGGTCCGCGAGCAGTCCGCCCTGCTCAACGCCGCGCTGCAGGCCGCGTACTTCATCGTCGGCATCCGCGCCGCCGGCCTGGCCGCGGGCCCGATGACCGGCGCCGACCTGGCCGGCATCCAGAAGGAGTTCCTGGACGCCGACCACACCCCGCTGATGATCGTCAACATCGGCAAGCCGGGCGAGGACGCCTGGTTCCCGCGCTCCCCGCGCCTGGCGTTCGACGAGGTCGTCACCACCGTCTGA
- a CDS encoding DUF4245 domain-containing protein has product MKGKQTVWDMVRSLAVIGVVVAGIYLFVPHDENADPTRTVDYRVETLTARRAAPYPVAVPVGLPAEWRATSVTYQRKDSNAWHLGFQDPDRQYVSVEQSTDTSAKYLGAVTQKAKPTGQTQQVGDAVWERWDGEKYDALVKQEQGYVTVVTGTASFEQLGTMAAALEFKQGQQGA; this is encoded by the coding sequence ATGAAAGGCAAGCAGACGGTCTGGGACATGGTCCGATCGCTGGCGGTGATCGGCGTCGTGGTCGCGGGGATCTACCTCTTCGTCCCACATGACGAGAACGCCGATCCGACGCGCACGGTCGACTACCGGGTGGAGACGCTCACGGCCCGGCGCGCCGCACCGTACCCCGTGGCCGTCCCGGTGGGGCTGCCGGCGGAGTGGCGGGCGACCTCGGTGACGTACCAGCGCAAGGACTCCAACGCCTGGCACCTGGGTTTCCAGGACCCGGACCGGCAGTACGTGTCGGTGGAGCAGTCCACGGACACCTCCGCCAAGTACCTCGGTGCGGTCACCCAGAAGGCGAAGCCCACCGGGCAGACGCAGCAGGTGGGCGACGCGGTCTGGGAGCGCTGGGACGGCGAGAAGTACGACGCCCTCGTGAAGCAGGAGCAGGGCTACGTCACGGTGGTCACCGGGACGGCCTCCTTCGAGCAGCTCGGCACGATGGCGGCGGCGCTGGAGTTCAAGCAGGGCCAGCAGGGCGCCTGA
- the glpX gene encoding class II fructose-bisphosphatase, with translation MTEHNLPPQLEVSPEAPDRNLALELVRVTEAAAMAAGRWVGRGDKLGADGAAVNAMRTLISTVSMNGVVVIGEGEKDEAPMLFNGERVGDGTGAEVDIAVDPIDGTTLNAKGMPNAIAVLAAADRGTMFDPSAVFYMEKLVTGPEAADFVDINAPVSVNIRRVAKAKGMAVEDVTVVILDRPRHEGIVKEIRETGARIKFISDGDVAGSVMAVREGTGVDLLLGIGGTPEGIISACAIKCLGGTIQGKLWPKDEAERQKALDAGHDLDRVLHTNDLVSGENVFFVATGITDGELLRGVHYRSETATTSSLVMRSKSGTIRQIDSTHRLSKLRAYSAVDFDRAQ, from the coding sequence ATGACCGAGCACAACCTGCCGCCCCAGCTCGAAGTCTCTCCCGAAGCCCCCGACCGCAACCTCGCCCTGGAACTCGTCCGGGTGACCGAGGCCGCAGCCATGGCCGCGGGCCGGTGGGTCGGCCGCGGTGACAAGCTCGGCGCGGACGGCGCCGCGGTCAACGCGATGCGGACCCTGATCTCCACCGTCTCGATGAACGGCGTCGTCGTCATCGGCGAGGGGGAGAAGGACGAAGCCCCCATGCTCTTCAACGGCGAGCGGGTCGGCGACGGCACCGGCGCCGAGGTCGACATCGCCGTGGACCCGATCGACGGCACCACCCTGAACGCCAAGGGCATGCCGAACGCCATCGCCGTCCTGGCCGCCGCCGACCGCGGCACCATGTTCGACCCGTCGGCCGTCTTCTACATGGAGAAGCTGGTCACGGGCCCGGAGGCTGCCGACTTCGTCGACATCAACGCACCCGTCTCGGTGAACATCCGGCGCGTCGCCAAGGCCAAGGGGATGGCCGTCGAGGACGTCACGGTCGTCATCCTGGACCGCCCCCGCCACGAGGGCATCGTCAAGGAGATCCGCGAGACCGGCGCGCGGATCAAGTTCATCTCGGACGGCGACGTCGCGGGCTCGGTCATGGCCGTGCGCGAGGGCACCGGCGTGGACCTGCTCCTCGGCATCGGCGGCACCCCCGAGGGCATCATCTCGGCGTGCGCCATAAAGTGCCTCGGCGGCACGATCCAGGGCAAGCTGTGGCCCAAGGACGAGGCCGAGCGCCAGAAGGCCCTCGACGCGGGCCACGACCTGGACCGGGTTCTGCACACGAACGACCTGGTGTCCGGCGAGAACGTCTTCTTCGTCGCCACCGGCATCACGGACGGCGAACTGCTGCGCGGCGTCCACTACCGCTCGGAGACCGCGACCACGTCCTCGCTGGTCATGCGCTCGAAGTCGGGCACGATCCGGCAGATCGACTCGACGCACCGTCTGTCGAAGCTGCGCGCGTACAGCGCGGTCGACTTCGACCGGGCCCAGTAG
- a CDS encoding WhiB family transcriptional regulator has product MPHPPHQSLKVAVVPKPRVPARAEDGPWHAEAVCRRDEAGLFFAPSKEPTAARLSREEAAKRVCARCPVMVACREHALLQPEPYGVWGGLTAAERRVVLARMRRRAAELRQAPGSGPIAAAG; this is encoded by the coding sequence GTGCCGCATCCGCCGCATCAGTCCCTGAAGGTTGCCGTCGTGCCGAAGCCGCGGGTGCCGGCGAGGGCTGAGGACGGCCCATGGCATGCGGAGGCGGTGTGCCGCCGCGACGAGGCGGGCCTGTTCTTCGCCCCCTCCAAAGAGCCCACGGCGGCCCGGCTCTCCCGCGAGGAGGCCGCCAAGCGCGTCTGCGCCCGCTGCCCGGTCATGGTCGCCTGCCGGGAGCACGCGCTGCTCCAGCCCGAGCCGTACGGGGTCTGGGGCGGCCTCACCGCCGCCGAGCGCCGGGTGGTCCTGGCCCGGATGCGGCGCAGGGCCGCAGAACTGCGCCAGGCCCCCGGGTCCGGGCCGATCGCCGCCGCGGGCTGA
- a CDS encoding DUF1707 SHOCT-like domain-containing protein has translation MDLEKHPAAPAPAPAPAPAAAELRASDADRDRIAQILADALAEGRLTSEEHSERLDSLYAVKTVGELELLVRDLPAPGTGHTSAAPAYAAHATAAGYTETVVAVCSSSARKGRWRPGALTRAVSVMGDITIDLTEAVFEQQVTEINVTCVLGNVEVLVPENVTLRGYGSGVLGNFEVRGEGRGETDPQAPVVIVRGFALLGNIEARPRPGARLVDLADRMRKRLDG, from the coding sequence GTGGACCTGGAAAAGCACCCCGCCGCCCCTGCCCCCGCGCCGGCTCCCGCCCCCGCGGCGGCCGAACTGCGCGCCTCCGACGCCGACCGGGACCGGATCGCGCAGATCCTCGCCGACGCCCTCGCCGAGGGCCGGCTGACCTCCGAGGAACACTCCGAGCGCCTGGACTCGCTGTACGCCGTCAAGACGGTGGGCGAGCTGGAACTGCTCGTACGGGACCTCCCCGCGCCGGGCACCGGCCACACCTCGGCCGCGCCCGCGTATGCGGCCCACGCCACGGCGGCGGGCTACACCGAGACGGTCGTCGCCGTGTGCAGCAGCTCCGCCCGCAAGGGCCGCTGGCGGCCGGGCGCGCTCACCCGTGCGGTCTCGGTCATGGGCGACATCACCATCGACCTCACCGAGGCGGTCTTCGAACAGCAGGTCACCGAGATCAACGTGACCTGCGTCCTCGGGAACGTGGAGGTCCTGGTTCCGGAGAACGTCACCCTGCGCGGCTACGGAAGCGGAGTCCTCGGCAACTTCGAGGTGCGCGGCGAGGGCCGCGGGGAGACCGACCCGCAGGCCCCGGTCGTGATCGTCCGCGGCTTCGCCCTGCTGGGCAACATCGAGGCACGGCCCAGGCCCGGCGCCCGGCTGGTCGATCTGGCGGACCGGATGCGCAAGCGCCTGGACGGCTGA
- a CDS encoding fumarate hydratase yields the protein MPEFAYTDLLPLGEDATPYRLVTAEGVSTFEADGRTFLKVEPEALRKLAEEAIHDIQHFLRPAHLGQLRRIIDDPEASANDKFVALDLLKNANIAAAGVLPMCQDTGTAIVMGKRGQNVLTEGGDEAALSRGIYDAYTRLNLRYSQMAPITMWEEKNTGSNLPAQIELYATDGGAYKFLFMAKGGGSANKSFLYQETKAVLNEASMMKFLEEKIRSLGTAACPPYHLAIVVGGTSAEHALKTAKYASAHYLDELPREGSPLGHGFRDEALEQQVFELTQKIGIGAQFGGKYFCHDVRVVRLPRHGASLPVAIAVSCSADRQATAKITAEGVFLEQLERDPARFLPETTDEHLAESADVVSIDLNQPMDEILATLTKHPVKTRLSLTGPLVVARDIAHAKIKELLDSGAEMPQYLKDHPVYYAGPAKTPEGYASGSFGPTTAGRMDSYVEQFQAAGGSKVMLAKGNRSQQVTDACGSHGGFYLGSIGGPAARLAQDCIKKVEVLEYEELGMEAVWKIEVEDFPAFIVVDDKGNDFFQNPAPEPTFTHIPVRGPGLA from the coding sequence ATGCCAGAGTTTGCGTACACCGACCTGCTGCCCCTGGGCGAGGACGCCACCCCCTACCGGCTGGTGACCGCCGAGGGCGTGTCCACCTTCGAGGCGGATGGCCGTACGTTCCTCAAGGTCGAGCCCGAGGCGCTGCGCAAGCTCGCCGAAGAGGCCATCCACGACATCCAGCACTTCCTGCGCCCCGCGCACCTCGGGCAGCTGCGTCGCATCATCGACGACCCCGAGGCGAGCGCGAACGACAAGTTCGTGGCGCTGGACCTGCTGAAGAACGCGAACATCGCGGCGGCCGGCGTCCTGCCGATGTGCCAGGACACCGGCACGGCGATCGTCATGGGCAAACGCGGCCAGAACGTCCTCACCGAGGGCGGCGACGAGGCGGCCCTCTCCCGCGGCATCTACGACGCCTACACGCGGCTGAACCTGCGCTACTCGCAGATGGCGCCGATCACGATGTGGGAGGAGAAGAACACCGGCTCGAACCTGCCCGCGCAGATCGAGCTGTACGCGACCGACGGCGGCGCGTACAAGTTCCTCTTCATGGCCAAGGGCGGCGGCTCGGCCAACAAGTCCTTCCTCTACCAGGAGACCAAGGCGGTCCTCAACGAGGCCTCCATGATGAAGTTCCTGGAGGAGAAGATCCGTTCGCTCGGTACGGCGGCCTGCCCGCCCTACCACCTGGCGATCGTGGTCGGCGGCACCTCCGCCGAGCACGCGCTGAAGACCGCCAAGTACGCCTCGGCGCACTACCTGGACGAGCTGCCCCGCGAGGGCTCGCCGCTCGGCCACGGCTTCCGCGACGAGGCCCTGGAGCAGCAGGTCTTCGAGCTGACGCAGAAGATCGGCATCGGCGCGCAGTTCGGCGGCAAGTACTTCTGCCACGACGTGCGCGTGGTCCGGCTGCCGCGCCACGGCGCCTCGCTGCCGGTCGCGATCGCCGTGTCATGCTCGGCGGACCGCCAGGCCACCGCGAAGATCACCGCCGAGGGCGTGTTCCTGGAGCAGCTGGAGCGCGACCCGGCCCGCTTCCTGCCGGAGACCACCGACGAGCACCTGGCCGAGTCCGCGGACGTGGTCTCCATCGACCTGAACCAGCCGATGGACGAGATCCTGGCGACCCTGACCAAGCACCCGGTCAAGACCCGCCTGTCGCTGACCGGCCCGCTGGTCGTGGCGCGCGACATCGCGCACGCCAAGATCAAGGAGCTGCTGGACTCGGGCGCGGAGATGCCGCAGTACCTGAAGGACCACCCGGTCTACTACGCCGGCCCGGCGAAGACCCCCGAGGGCTACGCCTCGGGCTCCTTCGGTCCGACCACGGCCGGCCGGATGGACTCCTACGTCGAGCAGTTCCAGGCGGCGGGCGGCTCCAAGGTCATGCTGGCCAAGGGCAACCGCTCCCAGCAGGTGACGGACGCCTGCGGCTCGCACGGCGGCTTCTACCTCGGCTCGATCGGCGGCCCGGCGGCGCGCCTCGCCCAGGACTGCATCAAGAAGGTCGAGGTCCTGGAGTACGAGGAGCTCGGCATGGAGGCTGTCTGGAAGATCGAGGTCGAGGACTTCCCGGCCTTCATCGTGGTCGACGACAAGGGCAACGACTTCTTCCAGAACCCGGCCCCGGAGCCGACGTTCACCCACATCCCGGTGCGCGGTCCGGGTCTCGCGTAA
- a CDS encoding glycerophosphodiester phosphodiesterase — translation MTVMSSPRTDRAVRVVAHRGASHEHPEHTMAAYRQAIEDGADALECDVRLTADRKLVCVHDRRVERTSDGRGVVSEMTYEELRALDFGAWKGAAHAGARVLLFEDLLREALAAPRPVGLAVETKHPSRAGGRLEAELVRMLREYGLADGATGRVEVMSFSRTALTRMHRLAPGLPAVFLIERTVRPVRPPYATHAGPGIDLVRRDPGLVARLKAKGLSVRVWTVDEAEDVELCVRLGVDTIITNRPREVRKLLLDM, via the coding sequence ATGACTGTGATGTCCTCTCCCCGCACCGACCGCGCCGTCCGCGTGGTCGCCCATCGGGGGGCCTCCCACGAGCACCCCGAGCACACCATGGCCGCGTACCGGCAGGCCATCGAAGACGGGGCCGACGCGCTCGAGTGCGATGTGCGGCTGACCGCCGACCGGAAGCTGGTCTGTGTGCACGACCGGCGGGTCGAGCGGACCTCCGACGGGCGCGGGGTCGTCTCCGAGATGACGTACGAGGAGCTCCGCGCGCTCGACTTCGGGGCGTGGAAGGGGGCCGCGCACGCCGGGGCCCGGGTGCTGCTCTTCGAGGACCTGCTGCGGGAGGCACTGGCGGCGCCGCGGCCGGTCGGGCTCGCGGTCGAGACCAAGCACCCGTCCCGCGCGGGCGGGCGGCTGGAGGCCGAGCTGGTGCGGATGCTCCGGGAGTACGGGCTGGCCGACGGGGCCACCGGCCGCGTCGAGGTGATGAGCTTCTCGCGCACGGCGCTGACCCGGATGCACCGGCTCGCGCCCGGCCTGCCCGCCGTGTTCCTCATCGAGCGCACCGTCCGCCCGGTGCGGCCCCCGTACGCGACCCACGCGGGCCCGGGCATCGACCTCGTGCGGCGGGACCCGGGTCTGGTGGCCCGGCTGAAGGCCAAGGGGCTGTCCGTCCGGGTGTGGACCGTGGACGAGGCGGAGGACGTGGAGCTGTGCGTGCGGCTCGGCGTGGACACGATCATCACCAACCGGCCGCGGGAGGTACGGAAACTGCTGCTCGACATGTAG
- a CDS encoding ricin-type beta-trefoil lectin domain protein, whose amino-acid sequence MTRAHRKPRLRSTFAAVAAAAAALGGVTAITPTAQAAVPAAAPAAAVTPLSPELEAIRAAEAVKIYGDAAVRPLGERKTGLISLGDSEISGEGVGNYDPATNTPNNQCHRSPDAAIHRTGIPADLTFNVACSGGYTGNIRIGGSKQYADELVQSDSLAIKARNTKIKMVLLVAGANDDLQFGPVMTDCVTRWVLSQGTCEPKYGPGWQARVDGLRPKVESTVADLKTVMRDAGYADSDYKLVVMGYPSPIGPDFNDNPNFPGKLPGGCAGYDSDASWGRNYAVPTFEKGMRAAALASGATYLDNSRLFHGHEVCMEDTWARGLYLDLGDHFPWDENTARQSFHPNYRGHGAFASCLTQLYNSGLREASCADPASTGTPVLQAGAWDDKFKPLKNEATGTCLDAKGGSSANDTAILGWDCHGGRNQGWWYDAARKSVHIELTQDRCLDAPGANYGSGTGLIVWNCHGGANQQFVRDGATLRPAASPGMCLTVAAAHEPLRLQTCNGSAAQRFA is encoded by the coding sequence ATGACACGTGCACACAGGAAACCCAGGCTCAGATCTACCTTCGCCGCCGTCGCGGCGGCCGCGGCCGCCCTCGGGGGCGTCACCGCCATCACCCCCACGGCCCAGGCGGCGGTGCCCGCGGCGGCTCCGGCAGCGGCCGTGACCCCCCTCTCGCCCGAGCTCGAGGCGATCCGCGCGGCCGAGGCCGTCAAGATCTACGGCGACGCGGCCGTCCGCCCGCTCGGCGAGCGCAAGACCGGCCTGATCTCGCTGGGCGACAGCGAGATCTCGGGCGAGGGCGTCGGCAACTACGACCCCGCGACCAACACGCCGAACAACCAGTGCCACCGCTCGCCCGACGCGGCGATCCACCGCACCGGCATCCCGGCCGACCTCACCTTCAACGTCGCCTGCTCCGGCGGGTACACCGGCAACATCAGGATCGGCGGCAGCAAGCAGTACGCCGACGAGCTGGTGCAGAGCGACAGCCTGGCCATCAAGGCCCGCAACACGAAGATCAAGATGGTGCTGCTGGTCGCCGGGGCCAACGACGACCTGCAGTTCGGCCCGGTCATGACCGACTGTGTCACCCGCTGGGTGCTCAGCCAGGGCACCTGCGAGCCCAAGTACGGCCCCGGCTGGCAGGCCCGCGTCGACGGCCTGAGGCCCAAGGTGGAGTCGACCGTCGCGGACCTCAAGACGGTCATGCGCGACGCCGGCTACGCCGACTCCGACTACAAGCTCGTCGTCATGGGCTACCCCAGCCCCATCGGCCCCGACTTCAACGACAACCCGAACTTCCCCGGCAAGCTCCCCGGCGGCTGCGCCGGCTACGACTCCGACGCCAGCTGGGGCCGCAACTACGCGGTGCCCACCTTCGAGAAGGGCATGCGCGCCGCGGCCCTCGCCTCCGGCGCCACCTACCTGGACAACTCGCGGCTCTTCCACGGCCACGAGGTGTGCATGGAGGACACCTGGGCCCGCGGGCTCTACCTGGACCTCGGCGACCACTTCCCGTGGGACGAGAACACCGCCCGCCAGTCCTTCCACCCCAACTACCGGGGCCACGGCGCGTTCGCGTCCTGCCTGACCCAGCTCTACAACTCCGGCCTGCGCGAGGCCTCCTGCGCCGACCCCGCGAGCACCGGCACCCCCGTCCTGCAGGCCGGGGCCTGGGACGACAAGTTCAAGCCCCTGAAGAACGAGGCGACCGGCACCTGCCTCGACGCGAAGGGCGGCTCCAGCGCCAATGACACGGCGATCCTGGGCTGGGACTGCCACGGCGGCCGCAACCAGGGCTGGTGGTACGACGCCGCCCGCAAGTCCGTCCACATCGAACTGACCCAGGACCGCTGCCTCGACGCCCCCGGCGCCAACTACGGCTCCGGCACCGGCCTGATCGTCTGGAACTGCCACGGCGGCGCGAACCAGCAGTTCGTCCGCGACGGCGCCACCCTGCGACCCGCGGCCTCCCCGGGCATGTGCCTGACGGTGGCCGCCGCCCACGAGCCGCTGCGCCTGCAGACCTGCAACGGCTCGGCGGCCCAGCGCTTCGCGTAA
- a CDS encoding class II fumarate hydratase — protein sequence MTDQQQAEAFRIEHDSMGDVRVPAHAKWRAQTQRAVENFPISGQRLEHAHIEALARVKAAAALVNARLGVVEQDVAEAIRSAAAEVAEGRWDDHFPIDVFQTGSGTSSNMNANEVIATLATERLGREVHPNDHVNASQSSNDVFPSSIHIAATAAVTRDLIPALEHLAAALERKAAAFEQVVKAGRTHLMDATPVTLGQEFGGYAAQIRYGVERLRAALPRLAELPLGGTAVGTGINTPPGFSAAVIAEVAADTGLPLTEARNHFEAQGARDALVETSGMLRTIAVSLTKISNDLRWMASGPRTGLAEINLPDLQPGSSIMPGKVNPVVPEAVLMVAAQVMGNDATVAVAGAAGNFELNVMLPVMARNLLESVRLLANASRLLADRTVDGITANAERAREYAESSPSVVTPLNRYIGYEEAAKVAKKALAERKTIREVVLESGYVDRGALTLEQLDEALDVLRMTHP from the coding sequence ATGACCGATCAGCAGCAGGCCGAAGCGTTCCGGATCGAGCACGACTCCATGGGCGACGTACGGGTGCCCGCCCACGCCAAATGGCGTGCTCAGACCCAGCGCGCGGTGGAGAACTTCCCCATCTCGGGACAGCGCCTGGAACACGCCCACATCGAGGCGCTCGCCCGCGTCAAGGCCGCGGCCGCCCTGGTCAACGCCCGCCTCGGCGTGGTGGAGCAGGACGTCGCCGAGGCCATCCGGTCGGCCGCCGCCGAGGTCGCGGAGGGCCGCTGGGACGACCACTTCCCCATCGACGTCTTCCAGACCGGGTCCGGCACCTCGTCCAACATGAACGCCAACGAGGTGATCGCCACCCTGGCCACCGAGCGGCTGGGCCGGGAGGTCCACCCCAACGACCACGTCAACGCCTCGCAGAGCTCCAACGACGTCTTCCCCTCCTCCATCCACATCGCCGCCACCGCCGCCGTCACCCGCGACCTGATCCCGGCCCTGGAGCACCTCGCCGCCGCGCTGGAGCGCAAGGCCGCCGCGTTCGAGCAGGTCGTCAAGGCCGGGCGGACGCACCTGATGGACGCCACGCCGGTCACCCTGGGCCAGGAGTTCGGCGGGTACGCCGCCCAGATCCGCTACGGCGTCGAGCGGCTGCGCGCGGCCCTGCCGCGGCTGGCCGAGCTGCCGCTGGGCGGCACCGCGGTGGGCACCGGGATCAACACCCCGCCCGGGTTCTCCGCCGCCGTGATCGCCGAGGTGGCCGCGGACACCGGGCTGCCGCTCACCGAGGCCCGCAACCACTTCGAGGCCCAGGGGGCGCGGGACGCGCTGGTGGAGACCTCGGGGATGCTCCGTACGATCGCCGTCTCGCTCACCAAGATCTCCAACGATCTGCGCTGGATGGCCTCCGGACCGCGCACCGGATTGGCCGAAATCAATCTCCCGGATCTCCAGCCGGGCTCCTCGATCATGCCCGGGAAGGTCAATCCGGTCGTCCCGGAGGCCGTCCTGATGGTCGCCGCGCAGGTGATGGGGAACGACGCGACCGTCGCGGTGGCGGGCGCGGCCGGCAATTTCGAGCTCAATGTGATGCTCCCGGTGATGGCCCGGAACCTCCTCGAATCGGTCCGGCTGCTCGCCAACGCGAGCCGCCTGCTGGCCGACCGCACGGTGGACGGGATCACCGCCAATGCCGAGCGGGCCAGGGAGTACGCCGAATCCTCGCCCTCCGTGGTGACCCCGCTGAACCGGTACATCGGCTACGAGGAAGCGGCCAAGGTCGCCAAGAAGGCCCTCGCCGAGCGGAAGACGATCAGGGAGGTCGTACTGGAGTCCGGCTACGTCGATCGCGGCGCGCTCACCCTGGAGCAGCTCGACGAGGCGCTGGACGTCCTGCGCATGACCCACCCCTGA
- a CDS encoding DUF402 domain-containing protein, with translation MTGTFRPAGGAARTRAQGTHWAPGEQILWRYRDHAPGLKGQVHICRPVTVVRDTEELLAVWMAPGTECVKPVLADGTPVHEEPLATRYTAPRTTVRSRWFGAGVLKLARPGDPWSVWLFWEHGWRFKSWYVNLEEPRSRWSGGVDSVDHFLDISVYPDRSWKWRDEDEFAQAQRSGLMGPEEADRVREAGRAAVEVIGQWGAPFSDGWENWRPDPAWTVPDLPEDWDHTPAHMTS, from the coding sequence ATGACAGGTACCTTCAGGCCCGCGGGCGGCGCCGCGCGCACGCGTGCGCAGGGCACCCACTGGGCGCCCGGGGAGCAGATCCTCTGGCGCTACCGCGACCACGCCCCGGGGCTGAAGGGCCAGGTGCACATCTGCCGCCCGGTGACGGTGGTGCGGGACACCGAGGAACTGCTCGCCGTCTGGATGGCCCCCGGCACCGAATGCGTCAAACCGGTCCTCGCCGACGGCACCCCCGTCCACGAGGAGCCGCTGGCCACCCGCTACACCGCGCCGCGCACCACCGTACGGTCGCGCTGGTTCGGCGCGGGCGTGCTGAAGCTGGCCCGGCCCGGGGACCCGTGGTCGGTGTGGCTGTTCTGGGAGCACGGCTGGCGGTTCAAGAGCTGGTACGTGAACTTGGAGGAGCCCCGGTCGCGCTGGTCCGGCGGGGTCGACTCCGTGGACCACTTCCTCGACATCTCCGTCTACCCGGACCGCAGCTGGAAGTGGCGGGACGAGGACGAGTTCGCCCAGGCGCAGCGCTCCGGGCTGATGGGCCCGGAGGAAGCGGACCGGGTGCGGGAGGCCGGGCGGGCGGCGGTCGAGGTCATCGGGCAATGGGGTGCGCCGTTCTCCGACGGCTGGGAGAACTGGCGGCCGGATCCGGCCTGGACGGTTCCGGACCTGCCGGAGGACTGGGACCACACCCCGGCGCATATGACCTCATGA